A region from the Brassica napus cultivar Da-Ae chromosome C8, Da-Ae, whole genome shotgun sequence genome encodes:
- the LOC106415983 gene encoding uncharacterized protein LOC106415983 isoform X1, whose protein sequence is MEKSEEELIRRSEPESLVSVTVGRFMSTLLTTRPKKLRESISRLSLDSQNGSSGSVDEALWFLQNSVKDAAERDEAMDELLVPIIEHTLRFKDVKHSSSPAMILLNWLFQDELLFQGVSRNLSQIISRNEDRFLALGWCLLIRSLVESEDTGDQGFWNGIWEKHSMFVEIVSSCVPHLVMIVRKGSVLQDGYEVPSRLSVSAADCLLSVTGALAKSNDAPANRPKPSATITGSHQPVALIPNISEKKIKQTSRPEDATSETNCILWNHLEELMRLVQCLVAWNRKTRLLHAKGLNKVLKWLEELKEHHGGSQKEAVMDVSAGGALLLSSCWKHYSVLLHMEDQKFSKTSKELLEQYLSGIKYYSESYPQGGSDTKSGGIETQKFFLNCLCLLLGRFEGKKFESIISEFGMKLVPCLLHQLRSNNEEISEAVVAIFKEVISKLQSQSGDSFSDTMCLDVVIPSLLHLLDERDGAAKAVSVLLADYCSRNADNSCLSEVLQRLVSGTTVQRLNSIDVISEVILMSKESFPSHIPWKEIADCLLKCLGDKETYIRKQTSELLKSIEPSFVLPELVTLVYSTHGNIQSSATETLLAVLQHHKEDSDVVCMLLTCLSNTQALDTSESNGHPTKGSTFDSDRVLKLIPKWARSVQNWGSLIGPLLDKMFLEPSNAIMVRFLSCISEHLADASDMVLLHVLSHMKEQDKMDENFINISKSSVDKTNVEKSLFDHLCPLLILRLLPQRVFDDIDSSTIYGRFLRGDYVNGYRDIKFEDCQCIAAFLFERAFSKFEFEEVRKLAAELCGRIHSQVLFPTVLLQLEKATELQDSLKIKACLFSICTSLVVRGWESLSHNVTPKIRKVLENILLWPSEENEISKVQHGCIDCLALMICAELQHPESSKTPKGEKLRTTGKGTSGASSSSVLDYTIHCLIEDRSYGSSMPEPNTEHSIGEKPFPIPFRICMANVLISASQKIPESAKKTFARKALPPLVHSLKFISAPEVRAACIQVLFSAMYHLKSTLLPFASDLLKLALRFLEQGSEKEKLAGAKLMASLMASEDVILERISEGLIEARSVLSKASLSDPSQDVREVCDKLLACITPS, encoded by the exons ATGGAGAAATCGGAAGAGGAACTGATACGAAGATCAGAGCCGGAGTCGTTGGTCTCCGTCACTGTAGGCAGGTTCATGAGCACGCTTCTCACAACTCGCCCTAAAAAGCTACGAGAATCTATCTCCCGTCTCTCTCTCGATTCTCAAAATGGCTCGTCAG GCTCCGTCGACGAGGCACTCTGGTTTTTGCAAAACTCCGTTAAAGACGCTGCTGAGAGAGACGAAGCCATGGATGAGCTCCTTGTACCAATCATCGAACAT ACGTTAAGGTTTAAGGATGTTAAGCACAGTAGCAGCCCAGCTATGATTCTTCTAAACTGGCTGTTTCAAGATGAGCTTCTCTTTCAAGGCGTCTCGAGGAATCTTTCTCAAATCATTTCGAGGAACGAGGACAGGTTCTTAGCGCTTGGATGGTGTTTGCTTATCCGCAGTCTTGTGGAGTCCGAGGATACTGGGGATCAAGGTTTTTGGAACG GGATTTGGGAGAAACATTCAATGTTTGTGGAGATTGTTTCGTCTTGTGTGCCTCACTTGGTGATGATTGTACGCAAAGGAAG CGTTTTGCAGGATGGATATGAGGTGCCATCTCGTCTTTCTGTTTCTGCTGCTGATTGCTTGCTGTCAGTTACTGGAGCATTAGCGAAGAGTAATGATGCTCCAGCAAACAGACCGAAGCCATCCGCCACTATTACGGGGTCTCATCAACCGGTTGCGTTGATACCTAATATTAGTGAGAAGAAAATAAAGCAAACTTCTCGACCTGAAGACGCAACCAGTGAGACGAATTGTATACTGTGGAACCACCTGGAGGAGCTGATGCGCCTTGTACAGTGTCTCGTTGCT TGGAACAGGAAAACTCGACTACTTCATGCTAAGGGGTTAAACAAAGTGCTGAAATGGTTAGAGGAGTTAAAAGAGCATCATGGTGGCTCTCAAAAGGAGGCAG TTATGGATGTATCTGCAGGTGGAGCTCTACTGCTCTCTTCTTGTTGGAAGCATTACAGTGTCTTGCTCCACATGGAAGATCAGAAGTTCTCAAAGACTAGCAAGGAATTGTTGGAGCAGTATTTGTCTGGTATTAAG tattattcagaaagtTATCCTCAGGGAGGTTCTGACACCAAGAGTGGTGGAATAGAGACACAAAAGTTTTTCCTAAATTGTTTATGCCTTCTGTTGGGCCGCTTTGAGGGAAAAAAGTTTGAGAGCATAATATCAGAGTTTGGAATGAAGCTTGTGCCTTGTCTTCTACATCAG CTTCGTAGTAACAATGAAGAGATATCCGAAGCCGTTGTAGCTATCTTTAAAGAAGTCATCTCTAAGCTACAATCTCAGTCCGGAGACAGCTTCTCTGATACAATGTGCCTGGACGTTGTGATACCATCCTTGCTTCACCTTCTTGACGAAAGGGATGGCGCGGCCAAAGCTGTTAGTGTCCTCCTGGCAGACTACTGTTCCAG AAATGCAGATAATAGCTGTCTCAGTGAAGTTCTACAACGCCTTGTTTCTGGAACTACTGTGCAGAGGCTGAATTCTATAGATGTAATATCAGAAGTAATTCTCATGTCAAAAGAGTCATTTCCTTCTCATATCCCCTG GAAAGAAATTGCAGACTGCTTGTTAAAGTGCCTTGGAGACAAGGAAACTTATATCCGTAAACAAACTTCAGAGTTGTTGAAATCAATTG aGCCATCTTTCGTGCTCCCGGAGTTAGTAACACTAGTTTATTCAACCCATGGAAACATACAATCATCTGCTACCGAAACTTTGCTTGCGGTCCTTCAACATCATAAGGAGGATTCAGATGTTGTATGTATGTTGCTGACCTGTCTTAG TAATACTCAAGCTTTGGACACTTCAGAAAGTAATGGACATCCCACGAAAG GTTCGACTTTTGACAGCGATCGAGTGCTAAAGTTGATTCCAAAGTGGGCTAGAAGT GTTCAAAATTGGGGTTCACTAATTGGACCTTTGCTTGATAAGATGTTTTTGGAGCCATCCAATGCCATCATGGTTAGGTTTCTTAGTTGCATCAGTGAACATTTGGCAGATGCATCGGACATGGTCCTTCTGCATGTACTATCACATATGAAGGAACAAGACAA GATGGATGAAAACTTCATAAATATATCTAAAAGTTCAGTCGACAAAACTAATGTTGAGAAATCTCTCTTTGACCACCTCTGCCCCCTGCTTATTTTAAGGCTGCTTCCCCAAAGAGTGTTTGATGATATTGATTCATCTACAATATATGGTAGATTTCTCAGAGGCGACTATGTGAATG GGTATCGAGACATCAAGTTTGAGGATTGTCAATGCATCGCTGCCTTCCTTTTTGAAAG GGCATTTTCTAAGTTCGAGTTTGAAGAAGTTCGGAAACTCGCTGCCGAGCTATGTGGACGTATTCACTCCCAG GTGCTGTTTCCGACTGTTTTGTTGCAACTTGAAAAAGCCACAGAGTTGCAAGACAGCCTCAAGATTAAAGCTTGCCTGTTTTCTATATGCACATCCCTTGTG GTTCGGGGATGGGAGTCTTTGTCACACAATGTGACACCTAAGATCAGGAAAGTCCtcgaaaatattttgttatggcCTTCTGAGGAGAACGAAA TTTCTAAAGTACAACACGGGTGCATAGACTGTCTAGCATTGATGATATGTGCTGAACTGCAACATCCTGAATCTTCAAAAACACCCAAAGGAGAAAAACTACGTACAACAGGGAAGGGCACATCTG GTGCGTCAAGTAGTTCCGTCTTAGATTACACAATCCATTGTTTAATTGAAGACAGAAGTTACGGCTCGTCTATGCCAGAGCCGAATACAGAACATTCAATTGGTGAAAAGCCTTTCCCTATTCCATTTCGTATATGCATGGCAAACGTTCTTATCAGTGCTAGTCAAAAAATCCCTGAGTCTGCTAAGAAGACTTTTGCTCGAAAAGCTCTTCCGCCTCTTGTTCATTCCCTCAAG TTCATATCTGCGCCTGAGGTCCGAGCAGCTTGTATCCAGGTCCTATTCTCAGCCATGTACCATCTAAAGTCCACACTTCTCCCTTTTGCATCTGATCTACTGAAACTTGCTTTGAGATTTCTTGAACAAGGATCCGAAAAG GAGAAACTGGCTGGTGCTAAACTGATGGCATCACTCATGGCGAGTGAAGACGTGATACTGGAACGCATATCAGAAGGATTGATCGAAGCAAGATCAGTTTTGTCAAAAGCATCCTTGTCAGATCCTTCTCAAGACGTACGTGAAGTCTGTGATAAGTTATTGGCATGTATAACGCCATCGTAA
- the LOC106415983 gene encoding uncharacterized protein LOC106415983 isoform X2 — protein MVFAYPQSCGVRGYWGSRFLERDLGETFNVCGDCFVLCASLGDDCTQRKDGYEVPSRLSVSAADCLLSVTGALAKSNDAPANRPKPSATITGSHQPVALIPNISEKKIKQTSRPEDATSETNCILWNHLEELMRLVQCLVAWNRKTRLLHAKGLNKVLKWLEELKEHHGGSQKEAVMDVSAGGALLLSSCWKHYSVLLHMEDQKFSKTSKELLEQYLSGIKYYSESYPQGGSDTKSGGIETQKFFLNCLCLLLGRFEGKKFESIISEFGMKLVPCLLHQLRSNNEEISEAVVAIFKEVISKLQSQSGDSFSDTMCLDVVIPSLLHLLDERDGAAKAVSVLLADYCSRNADNSCLSEVLQRLVSGTTVQRLNSIDVISEVILMSKESFPSHIPWKEIADCLLKCLGDKETYIRKQTSELLKSIEPSFVLPELVTLVYSTHGNIQSSATETLLAVLQHHKEDSDVVCMLLTCLSNTQALDTSESNGHPTKGSTFDSDRVLKLIPKWARSVQNWGSLIGPLLDKMFLEPSNAIMVRFLSCISEHLADASDMVLLHVLSHMKEQDKMDENFINISKSSVDKTNVEKSLFDHLCPLLILRLLPQRVFDDIDSSTIYGRFLRGDYVNGYRDIKFEDCQCIAAFLFERAFSKFEFEEVRKLAAELCGRIHSQVLFPTVLLQLEKATELQDSLKIKACLFSICTSLVVRGWESLSHNVTPKIRKVLENILLWPSEENEISKVQHGCIDCLALMICAELQHPESSKTPKGEKLRTTGKGTSGASSSSVLDYTIHCLIEDRSYGSSMPEPNTEHSIGEKPFPIPFRICMANVLISASQKIPESAKKTFARKALPPLVHSLKFISAPEVRAACIQVLFSAMYHLKSTLLPFASDLLKLALRFLEQGSEKEKLAGAKLMASLMASEDVILERISEGLIEARSVLSKASLSDPSQDVREVCDKLLACITPS, from the exons ATGGTGTTTGCTTATCCGCAGTCTTGTGGAGTCCGAGGATACTGGGGATCAAGGTTTTTGGAACG GGATTTGGGAGAAACATTCAATGTTTGTGGAGATTGTTTCGTCTTGTGTGCCTCACTTGGTGATGATTGTACGCAAAGGAAG GATGGATATGAGGTGCCATCTCGTCTTTCTGTTTCTGCTGCTGATTGCTTGCTGTCAGTTACTGGAGCATTAGCGAAGAGTAATGATGCTCCAGCAAACAGACCGAAGCCATCCGCCACTATTACGGGGTCTCATCAACCGGTTGCGTTGATACCTAATATTAGTGAGAAGAAAATAAAGCAAACTTCTCGACCTGAAGACGCAACCAGTGAGACGAATTGTATACTGTGGAACCACCTGGAGGAGCTGATGCGCCTTGTACAGTGTCTCGTTGCT TGGAACAGGAAAACTCGACTACTTCATGCTAAGGGGTTAAACAAAGTGCTGAAATGGTTAGAGGAGTTAAAAGAGCATCATGGTGGCTCTCAAAAGGAGGCAG TTATGGATGTATCTGCAGGTGGAGCTCTACTGCTCTCTTCTTGTTGGAAGCATTACAGTGTCTTGCTCCACATGGAAGATCAGAAGTTCTCAAAGACTAGCAAGGAATTGTTGGAGCAGTATTTGTCTGGTATTAAG tattattcagaaagtTATCCTCAGGGAGGTTCTGACACCAAGAGTGGTGGAATAGAGACACAAAAGTTTTTCCTAAATTGTTTATGCCTTCTGTTGGGCCGCTTTGAGGGAAAAAAGTTTGAGAGCATAATATCAGAGTTTGGAATGAAGCTTGTGCCTTGTCTTCTACATCAG CTTCGTAGTAACAATGAAGAGATATCCGAAGCCGTTGTAGCTATCTTTAAAGAAGTCATCTCTAAGCTACAATCTCAGTCCGGAGACAGCTTCTCTGATACAATGTGCCTGGACGTTGTGATACCATCCTTGCTTCACCTTCTTGACGAAAGGGATGGCGCGGCCAAAGCTGTTAGTGTCCTCCTGGCAGACTACTGTTCCAG AAATGCAGATAATAGCTGTCTCAGTGAAGTTCTACAACGCCTTGTTTCTGGAACTACTGTGCAGAGGCTGAATTCTATAGATGTAATATCAGAAGTAATTCTCATGTCAAAAGAGTCATTTCCTTCTCATATCCCCTG GAAAGAAATTGCAGACTGCTTGTTAAAGTGCCTTGGAGACAAGGAAACTTATATCCGTAAACAAACTTCAGAGTTGTTGAAATCAATTG aGCCATCTTTCGTGCTCCCGGAGTTAGTAACACTAGTTTATTCAACCCATGGAAACATACAATCATCTGCTACCGAAACTTTGCTTGCGGTCCTTCAACATCATAAGGAGGATTCAGATGTTGTATGTATGTTGCTGACCTGTCTTAG TAATACTCAAGCTTTGGACACTTCAGAAAGTAATGGACATCCCACGAAAG GTTCGACTTTTGACAGCGATCGAGTGCTAAAGTTGATTCCAAAGTGGGCTAGAAGT GTTCAAAATTGGGGTTCACTAATTGGACCTTTGCTTGATAAGATGTTTTTGGAGCCATCCAATGCCATCATGGTTAGGTTTCTTAGTTGCATCAGTGAACATTTGGCAGATGCATCGGACATGGTCCTTCTGCATGTACTATCACATATGAAGGAACAAGACAA GATGGATGAAAACTTCATAAATATATCTAAAAGTTCAGTCGACAAAACTAATGTTGAGAAATCTCTCTTTGACCACCTCTGCCCCCTGCTTATTTTAAGGCTGCTTCCCCAAAGAGTGTTTGATGATATTGATTCATCTACAATATATGGTAGATTTCTCAGAGGCGACTATGTGAATG GGTATCGAGACATCAAGTTTGAGGATTGTCAATGCATCGCTGCCTTCCTTTTTGAAAG GGCATTTTCTAAGTTCGAGTTTGAAGAAGTTCGGAAACTCGCTGCCGAGCTATGTGGACGTATTCACTCCCAG GTGCTGTTTCCGACTGTTTTGTTGCAACTTGAAAAAGCCACAGAGTTGCAAGACAGCCTCAAGATTAAAGCTTGCCTGTTTTCTATATGCACATCCCTTGTG GTTCGGGGATGGGAGTCTTTGTCACACAATGTGACACCTAAGATCAGGAAAGTCCtcgaaaatattttgttatggcCTTCTGAGGAGAACGAAA TTTCTAAAGTACAACACGGGTGCATAGACTGTCTAGCATTGATGATATGTGCTGAACTGCAACATCCTGAATCTTCAAAAACACCCAAAGGAGAAAAACTACGTACAACAGGGAAGGGCACATCTG GTGCGTCAAGTAGTTCCGTCTTAGATTACACAATCCATTGTTTAATTGAAGACAGAAGTTACGGCTCGTCTATGCCAGAGCCGAATACAGAACATTCAATTGGTGAAAAGCCTTTCCCTATTCCATTTCGTATATGCATGGCAAACGTTCTTATCAGTGCTAGTCAAAAAATCCCTGAGTCTGCTAAGAAGACTTTTGCTCGAAAAGCTCTTCCGCCTCTTGTTCATTCCCTCAAG TTCATATCTGCGCCTGAGGTCCGAGCAGCTTGTATCCAGGTCCTATTCTCAGCCATGTACCATCTAAAGTCCACACTTCTCCCTTTTGCATCTGATCTACTGAAACTTGCTTTGAGATTTCTTGAACAAGGATCCGAAAAG GAGAAACTGGCTGGTGCTAAACTGATGGCATCACTCATGGCGAGTGAAGACGTGATACTGGAACGCATATCAGAAGGATTGATCGAAGCAAGATCAGTTTTGTCAAAAGCATCCTTGTCAGATCCTTCTCAAGACGTACGTGAAGTCTGTGATAAGTTATTGGCATGTATAACGCCATCGTAA